From a region of the Pogona vitticeps strain Pit_001003342236 chromosome 7, PviZW2.1, whole genome shotgun sequence genome:
- the CHERP gene encoding calcium homeostasis endoplasmic reticulum protein isoform X2: MEMPPPPPLPPPPEDQELRNVIDKLAQFVARNGPEFEKMTMEKQKENPKFSFLFGGDFYGYYKYKLALEQQQLLCKQSQDLEAAPPIQAIPQPPLAAAPAAPLTTPQGTPSMEELIQQSQWNLQQQEQHLLALRQEQITSAIALAVEQQMQKVLEETQLDVNEFDNLLQPIIDTCTKDAISAGKNWMFSNAKSPQHCELMAGHLRNRITAEGAHFELRLHLIYLMNDVLHHCQRKQQRDLLAALQKVVVPIYCTSFLAVEEDKQQKIARLLQLWEKNGYFDESIIQQLQSPALGLGQYQATLITEYASVVQPVQVAFQQQIQTLKTQHEEFVNSLTQQQQQQQQQQQQQQLQIPPLESEVKPAAPAPPPAAPVAQGEEGKTPLPLAGATEYEAAGSASSDSATPGPRGPGPHDHMPPNKPPWFDQPHPVAPWGQQQPPDQPPFPHHQGPPHCPPWNSNHEGMWNEQREPGWNNQREAPWNNQPDPSWNNQFEAPWNNQHEQPPWGAGGQREPPFRMQRPPHFRGPFPPHQQHPQFNQPPHPHNFNRFPPRFMQDDFPPRHPFERPPYPHRFDYPQGDFPQEMGPPHHHPGHRMPHPGISEHPPWGGPQHPDFGPPPHGFNGQPPHMRRQGPPHVNHDDPSLVPNVPYFDLPAGLMAPLVKLEDHEYKPLDPKDIRLPPPMPPSERLLAAVEAFYSPPSHDRPRNSEGWEQNGLYEFFRAKMRARRRKGQEKRNSGPSPSRSRSKSRGRSSSRSNSRSSKSSGSYSRSRSRSCSRSRSYSRSPSRSRSRSRSSRSRSRSRSRSKSYSPGRRRRSRSRSQTPPVERIRGPGGQRARDPGPNQGRGHPRQMGSVQGRGRDPGRPLRELPEEQKLLLHRPDESQR, encoded by the exons ATGGAGATGCCCCCACCgcccccgctgccgccgccgcctgagG ACCAGGAGCTGCGCAATGTCATTGACAAGCTGGCTCAGTTTGTGGCCCGGAATGGCCCGGAGTTTGAGAAGATGACCATGGAAAAGCAGAAGGAGAACCCCAAGTTCTCATTCCTCTTTGGGGGCGACTTCTACGGCTACTATAAGTATAAGCTGGCCCTGGAGCAGCAGCAGT TGTTATGCAAGCAGAGCCAGGACCTTGAGGCTGCCCCGCCCATCCAAGCGATACCCCAGCCGCCCTTGGCCGCCGCCCCCGCTGCCCCCCTCACAACTCCTCAGGGAACACCCTCCATGGAGGAGTTGATCCAGCAGAGCCAGTGGAACctccagcagcaggagcagcacctCCTGGCTTTGAGACAG GAGCAAATCACCTCAGCGATCGCCCTGGCCGTCGAGCAGCAGATGCAGAAGGTTCTAGAGGAAACTCAGCTGGACGTGAACGAGTTTGATAACTTATTGCAGCCGATCATCGACACCTGTACGAAGGACGCCATCTCC GCTGGCAAAAACTGGATGTTTAGCAACGCCAAGTCCCCCCAGCACTGTGAGCTGATGGCCGGGCACCTGCGGAACCGCATCACGGCGGAAGGGGCCCACTTCGAACTCCGGCTCCACTTAATCTACCTGATGAATGACGTGCTCCACCACTG CCAGCGGAAGCAACAGCGGGACCTTCTGGCTGCCCTGCAGAAAGTGGTGGTACCCATTTACTGCACCAGCTTCCTGGCCGTGGAGGAAGACAAGCAGCAGAAGATCGCCAGG CTCCTTCAGCTGTGGGAGAAAAATGGCTACTTTGACGAATCCATCATTCAGCAGCTACAGAGCCCGGCGCTTGGACTTGGGCAGTATCAG GCCACTCTCATCACCGAGTATGCCAGTGTAGTCCAACCAGTGCAAGTGGCTTTCCAGCAGCAGATCCAGACTCTGAAAACCCAGCATGAGGAGTTTGTGAACAGcctcacacaacaacaacaacagcagcagcaacagcagcagcaacagcagcttcaGATTCCTCCTTTGGAAAGTGAGGTCAAGCCGGCTGCCCCAGCTCCTCCTCCAGCCGCCCCCGTTGCACAAGGAG AGGAGGGGAAGACTCCCCTGCCGCTCGCAGGTGCCACCGAATACGAAGCGGCAGGCAGTGCCAGCTCTGATTCTGCCACCCCCGGACCGCGTGGCCCTGGGCCTCACGATCACATGCCTCCCAATAAACCGCCCTGGTTTGATCAGCCACACCCggtggccccctggggccagcaACAG CCTCCAGACCAGCCCCCCTTTCCTCACCACCAGGGACCCCCTCATTGCCCCCCATGGAACAGCAACCACGAAGGCATGTGGAATGAGCAGCGGGAGCCCGGCTGGAACAACCAGCGCGAGGCCCCCTGGAACAACCAGCCTGATCCGTCGTGGAACAACCAGTTCGAGGCCCCCTGGAACAACCAGCACGAGCAGCCGCCGTGGGGGGCCGGGGGCCAGAGGGAACCCCCTTTCCGGATGCAGCGCCCGCCCCACTTCCGGGGGCCCTTCCCCCCTCACCAGCAGCACCCCCAGTTCaaccagcccccccacccccacaacttCAACCGCTTCCCGCCGCGCTTCATGCAGGACGACTTCCCCCCACGGCACCCCTTCGAGCGGCCCCCGTATCCACACCGCTTCGACTATCCACAGGGGGATTTCCCCCAGG AGATGGGGCCCCCACATCACCACCCTGGGCACCGCATGCCACACCCTGGGATCAGCGAGCATCCCCCGTGGGGAGGGCCCCAGCATCCTGACTTTGGGCCTCCCCCCCACGGATTTAATGGCCAGCCGCCCCACATGCGCCGGCAGGGGCCCCCTCACGTCAACCATGACGACCCCAGCCTGGTGCCCAACGTCCCATATTTTGACCTCCCGGCTGGACTCATGGCGCCGCTCGTCAAA CTGGAAGATCACGAGTACAAGCCCTTAGACCCGAAGGATATCCGCCTGCCTCCCCCCATGCCCCCCAGCGAGCGGCTCCTGGCAGCAGTGGAAGCCTTTTACAGCCCACCTTCCCACGACAGACCCCGGAACAG TGAGGGCTGGGAGCAGAACGGGCTGTACGAGTTCTTCCGAGCGAAGATGAGAGCCCGGCGGCGCAAAGGACAGGAGAAAAGGAACAG CGGCCCCTCGCCCTCCCGCAGCCGATCCAAAAGCCGCGGCCGCTCGTCATCCCGCTCAAACTCGAGGTCTTCGAAGTCCTCTGGCTCATACTCGAGATCGCGGTCCCGGTCTTGTTCTCGGTCTCGGTCCTACTCCCGGTCACCATCCAG GAGCAGGAGCCGGTCCCGGTCCTCTCGAAGCCGGTCCCGGTCCCGGTCCCGATCCAAATCCTACTCGCCCGGAAGGCGCCGCCGGTCCCGATCCCGCAGTCAAACACCTCC GGTGGAGCGGATCCGGGGGCCTGGGGGCCAAAGAGCAAGGGATCCAGGACCCAATCAAGGGCGGGGACATCCGAGACAAATGGGATCAGTACAAGGGCGTGGGCGTGACCCTGGACGACCCCTACGAGAACTACCGGAGGAACAAAAGCTACTCCTTCATCGCCCGGATGAAAGCCAGAGATGA
- the CHERP gene encoding calcium homeostasis endoplasmic reticulum protein isoform X1: MEMPPPPPLPPPPEDQELRNVIDKLAQFVARNGPEFEKMTMEKQKENPKFSFLFGGDFYGYYKYKLALEQQQLLCKQSQDLEAAPPIQAIPQPPLAAAPAAPLTTPQGTPSMEELIQQSQWNLQQQEQHLLALRQEQITSAIALAVEQQMQKVLEETQLDVNEFDNLLQPIIDTCTKDAISAGKNWMFSNAKSPQHCELMAGHLRNRITAEGAHFELRLHLIYLMNDVLHHCQRKQQRDLLAALQKVVVPIYCTSFLAVEEDKQQKIARLLQLWEKNGYFDESIIQQLQSPALGLGQYQATLITEYASVVQPVQVAFQQQIQTLKTQHEEFVNSLTQQQQQQQQQQQQQQLQIPPLESEVKPAAPAPPPAAPVAQGEEGKTPLPLAGATEYEAAGSASSDSATPGPRGPGPHDHMPPNKPPWFDQPHPVAPWGQQQPPDQPPFPHHQGPPHCPPWNSNHEGMWNEQREPGWNNQREAPWNNQPDPSWNNQFEAPWNNQHEQPPWGAGGQREPPFRMQRPPHFRGPFPPHQQHPQFNQPPHPHNFNRFPPRFMQDDFPPRHPFERPPYPHRFDYPQGDFPQEMGPPHHHPGHRMPHPGISEHPPWGGPQHPDFGPPPHGFNGQPPHMRRQGPPHVNHDDPSLVPNVPYFDLPAGLMAPLVKLEDHEYKPLDPKDIRLPPPMPPSERLLAAVEAFYSPPSHDRPRNSEGWEQNGLYEFFRAKMRARRRKGQEKRNSGPSPSRSRSKSRGRSSSRSNSRSSKSSGSYSRSRSRSCSRSRSYSRSPSRSRSRSRSSRSRSRSRSRSKSYSPGRRRRSRSRSQTPPSAAGLGSSSGPPVPESRLGEENKGHQMLVKMGWSGSGGLGAKEQGIQDPIKGGDIRDKWDQYKGVGVTLDDPYENYRRNKSYSFIARMKARDES; this comes from the exons ATGGAGATGCCCCCACCgcccccgctgccgccgccgcctgagG ACCAGGAGCTGCGCAATGTCATTGACAAGCTGGCTCAGTTTGTGGCCCGGAATGGCCCGGAGTTTGAGAAGATGACCATGGAAAAGCAGAAGGAGAACCCCAAGTTCTCATTCCTCTTTGGGGGCGACTTCTACGGCTACTATAAGTATAAGCTGGCCCTGGAGCAGCAGCAGT TGTTATGCAAGCAGAGCCAGGACCTTGAGGCTGCCCCGCCCATCCAAGCGATACCCCAGCCGCCCTTGGCCGCCGCCCCCGCTGCCCCCCTCACAACTCCTCAGGGAACACCCTCCATGGAGGAGTTGATCCAGCAGAGCCAGTGGAACctccagcagcaggagcagcacctCCTGGCTTTGAGACAG GAGCAAATCACCTCAGCGATCGCCCTGGCCGTCGAGCAGCAGATGCAGAAGGTTCTAGAGGAAACTCAGCTGGACGTGAACGAGTTTGATAACTTATTGCAGCCGATCATCGACACCTGTACGAAGGACGCCATCTCC GCTGGCAAAAACTGGATGTTTAGCAACGCCAAGTCCCCCCAGCACTGTGAGCTGATGGCCGGGCACCTGCGGAACCGCATCACGGCGGAAGGGGCCCACTTCGAACTCCGGCTCCACTTAATCTACCTGATGAATGACGTGCTCCACCACTG CCAGCGGAAGCAACAGCGGGACCTTCTGGCTGCCCTGCAGAAAGTGGTGGTACCCATTTACTGCACCAGCTTCCTGGCCGTGGAGGAAGACAAGCAGCAGAAGATCGCCAGG CTCCTTCAGCTGTGGGAGAAAAATGGCTACTTTGACGAATCCATCATTCAGCAGCTACAGAGCCCGGCGCTTGGACTTGGGCAGTATCAG GCCACTCTCATCACCGAGTATGCCAGTGTAGTCCAACCAGTGCAAGTGGCTTTCCAGCAGCAGATCCAGACTCTGAAAACCCAGCATGAGGAGTTTGTGAACAGcctcacacaacaacaacaacagcagcagcaacagcagcagcaacagcagcttcaGATTCCTCCTTTGGAAAGTGAGGTCAAGCCGGCTGCCCCAGCTCCTCCTCCAGCCGCCCCCGTTGCACAAGGAG AGGAGGGGAAGACTCCCCTGCCGCTCGCAGGTGCCACCGAATACGAAGCGGCAGGCAGTGCCAGCTCTGATTCTGCCACCCCCGGACCGCGTGGCCCTGGGCCTCACGATCACATGCCTCCCAATAAACCGCCCTGGTTTGATCAGCCACACCCggtggccccctggggccagcaACAG CCTCCAGACCAGCCCCCCTTTCCTCACCACCAGGGACCCCCTCATTGCCCCCCATGGAACAGCAACCACGAAGGCATGTGGAATGAGCAGCGGGAGCCCGGCTGGAACAACCAGCGCGAGGCCCCCTGGAACAACCAGCCTGATCCGTCGTGGAACAACCAGTTCGAGGCCCCCTGGAACAACCAGCACGAGCAGCCGCCGTGGGGGGCCGGGGGCCAGAGGGAACCCCCTTTCCGGATGCAGCGCCCGCCCCACTTCCGGGGGCCCTTCCCCCCTCACCAGCAGCACCCCCAGTTCaaccagcccccccacccccacaacttCAACCGCTTCCCGCCGCGCTTCATGCAGGACGACTTCCCCCCACGGCACCCCTTCGAGCGGCCCCCGTATCCACACCGCTTCGACTATCCACAGGGGGATTTCCCCCAGG AGATGGGGCCCCCACATCACCACCCTGGGCACCGCATGCCACACCCTGGGATCAGCGAGCATCCCCCGTGGGGAGGGCCCCAGCATCCTGACTTTGGGCCTCCCCCCCACGGATTTAATGGCCAGCCGCCCCACATGCGCCGGCAGGGGCCCCCTCACGTCAACCATGACGACCCCAGCCTGGTGCCCAACGTCCCATATTTTGACCTCCCGGCTGGACTCATGGCGCCGCTCGTCAAA CTGGAAGATCACGAGTACAAGCCCTTAGACCCGAAGGATATCCGCCTGCCTCCCCCCATGCCCCCCAGCGAGCGGCTCCTGGCAGCAGTGGAAGCCTTTTACAGCCCACCTTCCCACGACAGACCCCGGAACAG TGAGGGCTGGGAGCAGAACGGGCTGTACGAGTTCTTCCGAGCGAAGATGAGAGCCCGGCGGCGCAAAGGACAGGAGAAAAGGAACAG CGGCCCCTCGCCCTCCCGCAGCCGATCCAAAAGCCGCGGCCGCTCGTCATCCCGCTCAAACTCGAGGTCTTCGAAGTCCTCTGGCTCATACTCGAGATCGCGGTCCCGGTCTTGTTCTCGGTCTCGGTCCTACTCCCGGTCACCATCCAG GAGCAGGAGCCGGTCCCGGTCCTCTCGAAGCCGGTCCCGGTCCCGGTCCCGATCCAAATCCTACTCGCCCGGAAGGCGCCGCCGGTCCCGATCCCGCAGTCAAACACCTCC CTCTGCAGCCGGTTTGGGCTCCAGTTCGGGTCCTCCCGTCCCTGAATCCCGACTCGGAGAGGAGAACAAAGGACACCAGATGCTCGTGAAAATGG GGTGGAGCGGATCCGGGGGCCTGGGGGCCAAAGAGCAAGGGATCCAGGACCCAATCAAGGGCGGGGACATCCGAGACAAATGGGATCAGTACAAGGGCGTGGGCGTGACCCTGGACGACCCCTACGAGAACTACCGGAGGAACAAAAGCTACTCCTTCATCGCCCGGATGAAAGCCAGAGATGAAA GCTAA
- the C7H19orf44 gene encoding uncharacterized protein C19orf44 homolog isoform X2, with the protein MPPANRERRREAPSGLLSDAQGRRKMAAAARRRGGGSAALARAAAQLSGRGRPTWIRGPPGGHHLKGPPGSASSSLSGDTPPGLSRAASPSLLQSLDELFSGEADPPSDISTGSDFRVNILSLDDLAPAVASRAEEFKEAMTVEGTGKPRNEPRAVLIHAATQSAFKVQRAFSEDTVSLEDEADEDLGETDISEQLSDASVGVSLDGPARASSPEYSEDFESYPLSAEANDAEGPASSSEELWGRQEASLPSTPSDFSSPGSLEPQRRRSVRDKAVQTSTSSFPYQDLHAHLYAADIPWMGQTPGGRGAGTSPGVSRCLSPDILEGTTTSPAASALNELLRQNVLLICHFVEASRHLHASMVASLEEENFHYHTLEEAKTYISCHKPPPLTMEQALRELEEEERGGI; encoded by the exons ATGCCGCCAGCCAATCGGGAGCGAAGGCGTGAGGCGCCGTCGGGGTTGCTAAGCGACGCGCAGGGAAGGCGGAaaatggcggcggcggcgaggaggcGAGGCGGCGGGAGCGCGGCGCTCGCCCGGGCGGCGGCTCAGCTGAGCGGGAGGGGCCGGCCG ACCTGGATTCGGGGCCCACCGGGTGGACATCACCTCAAGGGACCCCCCGGAAGCGCCTCGTCCTCCCTGAGTGGAGACACTCCCCCCGGACTGAGCCGGGCAGCTTCTCCAAGCCTCCTCCAGTCCCTGGACGAGTTGTTCTCCGGAGAGGCCGACCCGCCAAGCGACATTTCCACTGGCAGCG ATTTCAGAGTCAACATTTTGAGCCTGGATGACTTGGCACCCGCTGTGGCCTCCCGGGCGGAAGAATTCAAAGAG GCGATGACAGTGGAGGGCACCGGAAAGCCAAGGAATGAGCCACGTGCAGTCCTGATCCATGCTGCCACCCAGAGCGCCTTCAAGGTGCAGCGCGCCTTCTCAGAAGACACTGTGAGCCTGGAAGATGAGGCGGACGAGGATCTGGGGGAAACCGACATCTCTGAGCAGTTGAGCGACGCCTCCGTTGGGGTTTCCCTGGACGGCCCAGCGAGGGCCAGCAGCCCCGAATATTCTGAAGACTTTGAGTCTTACCCCTTGTCTGCCGAAGCCAACGACGCCGAGGGTCCAGCTTCCTCTTCCGAAGAGTTATGGGGCCGTCAGGAGGCCTCTCTGCCATCTACTCCCTCTGATTTCTCTTCCCCTGGAAGCCTGGAGCCCCAAAGGAGGAGATCCGTGCGGGACAAAGCTGTGCAGACGAGTACCTCTTCATTTCCTTACCAGGATTTGCACG CCCACCTGTATGCAGCGGATATCCCGTGGATGGGACAGACCCCAGGAGGGAGAGGCGCAGGAACCTCGCCGGGGGTCAGCCGCTGCCTAAGTCCGGACATCTTGGAAG GGACCACGACCAGTCCAGCGGCCTCGGCGCTGAATGAGCTGTTGAGACAAAACGTGCTTCTGATCTGTCATTTCGTTGAAGCCAGCCGGCACCTCCACGCCTCCATGGTGGCATCGCTGGAGGAGGAAAACTTCCACTACCACACCCTGGAAGAAGCCAAAACG TACATCAGCTGCCACAAGCCGCCCCCTCTGACCATGGAACAAGCGTTGAGAGAACTGGAAGAAGAGGAGCGAGGGGGAATTTAG
- the C7H19orf44 gene encoding uncharacterized protein C19orf44 homolog isoform X1, whose amino-acid sequence MPPANRERRREAPSGLLSDAQGRRKMAAAARRRGGGSAALARAAAQLSGRGRPTWIRGPPGGHHLKGPPGSASSSLSGDTPPGLSRAASPSLLQSLDELFSGEADPPSDISTGSDFRVNILSLDDLAPAVASRAEEFKEAMTVEGTGKPRNEPRAVLIHAATQSAFKVQRAFSEDTVSLEDEADEDLGETDISEQLSDASVGVSLDGPARASSPEYSEDFESYPLSAEANDAEGPASSSEELWGRQEASLPSTPSDFSSPGSLEPQRRRSVRDKAVQTSTSSFPYQDLHAHLYAADIPWMGQTPGGRGAGTSPGVSRCLSPDILEAGTTTSPAASALNELLRQNVLLICHFVEASRHLHASMVASLEEENFHYHTLEEAKTYISCHKPPPLTMEQALRELEEEERGGI is encoded by the exons ATGCCGCCAGCCAATCGGGAGCGAAGGCGTGAGGCGCCGTCGGGGTTGCTAAGCGACGCGCAGGGAAGGCGGAaaatggcggcggcggcgaggaggcGAGGCGGCGGGAGCGCGGCGCTCGCCCGGGCGGCGGCTCAGCTGAGCGGGAGGGGCCGGCCG ACCTGGATTCGGGGCCCACCGGGTGGACATCACCTCAAGGGACCCCCCGGAAGCGCCTCGTCCTCCCTGAGTGGAGACACTCCCCCCGGACTGAGCCGGGCAGCTTCTCCAAGCCTCCTCCAGTCCCTGGACGAGTTGTTCTCCGGAGAGGCCGACCCGCCAAGCGACATTTCCACTGGCAGCG ATTTCAGAGTCAACATTTTGAGCCTGGATGACTTGGCACCCGCTGTGGCCTCCCGGGCGGAAGAATTCAAAGAG GCGATGACAGTGGAGGGCACCGGAAAGCCAAGGAATGAGCCACGTGCAGTCCTGATCCATGCTGCCACCCAGAGCGCCTTCAAGGTGCAGCGCGCCTTCTCAGAAGACACTGTGAGCCTGGAAGATGAGGCGGACGAGGATCTGGGGGAAACCGACATCTCTGAGCAGTTGAGCGACGCCTCCGTTGGGGTTTCCCTGGACGGCCCAGCGAGGGCCAGCAGCCCCGAATATTCTGAAGACTTTGAGTCTTACCCCTTGTCTGCCGAAGCCAACGACGCCGAGGGTCCAGCTTCCTCTTCCGAAGAGTTATGGGGCCGTCAGGAGGCCTCTCTGCCATCTACTCCCTCTGATTTCTCTTCCCCTGGAAGCCTGGAGCCCCAAAGGAGGAGATCCGTGCGGGACAAAGCTGTGCAGACGAGTACCTCTTCATTTCCTTACCAGGATTTGCACG CCCACCTGTATGCAGCGGATATCCCGTGGATGGGACAGACCCCAGGAGGGAGAGGCGCAGGAACCTCGCCGGGGGTCAGCCGCTGCCTAAGTCCGGACATCTTGGAAG CAGGGACCACGACCAGTCCAGCGGCCTCGGCGCTGAATGAGCTGTTGAGACAAAACGTGCTTCTGATCTGTCATTTCGTTGAAGCCAGCCGGCACCTCCACGCCTCCATGGTGGCATCGCTGGAGGAGGAAAACTTCCACTACCACACCCTGGAAGAAGCCAAAACG TACATCAGCTGCCACAAGCCGCCCCCTCTGACCATGGAACAAGCGTTGAGAGAACTGGAAGAAGAGGAGCGAGGGGGAATTTAG